The Takifugu rubripes chromosome 3, fTakRub1.2, whole genome shotgun sequence genome contains a region encoding:
- the ctnnbl1 gene encoding beta-catenin-like protein 1: MDVGELLKYQPDRGAKRPRAEEKGAALGDEESRGGKHQKGHSARYREAASLAIEIGGEMRENEEMNEEKKIILEKLLDRDEEEPEAEPVDESSVKKMILTFEKRSYKNQELRIKFPDSPEKFMESELDLNDIIQEMHVIATIPELYHLLVELHAVQSLLGLLSHENTDVAIAVVDLLQELTDIDTLHESEEGAEVLIDALLEGQVVALLVQNMERLDETVKEEGDGVHNTLAIIENMAEFRPGLCTEAAQQGLMQWLLKRIKAKMPFDANKLYCSEILAILLQNNDNTRELLGEMDGIDVLLQQLSVFKRHNPSTAEEQEMMENLFDALCSCLMLSANRERFLRGEGLQLMNLMLREKKISRTSALKVLDHAMIGSEGADNCHKFVDILGLRTIFPLFMKTPKKMKKTGTSEKEHEEHVCSIMASMLRNLKSQQRTRLHNKFTENDCEKVDRLMELYFKYLEGVQLADKRIEGEKHEMVRRGEILDDDMEDEFYLRRLDAGLFVLQLICYIMVEINNSGISQLQQRVHQILNLRGGSVKIVRHIMREYIESIGDGKSEEYKEAERKRIMDLVDNF, translated from the exons GACAGAGGAGCAAAGCGTCCCAGGGCCGAGGAGAAAGGAGCAGCCTTAGGGGACGAAGAATCGAGAGGAGGAAAGCATCAAAAAGGACACAGTGCAAGATACCGGGAGGCAGCATCATTGGCAATTGAAATTGGAGGTGAAATGAGGGAAAATGAGGAgatgaatgaagaaaaaaagattatcCTGGAAAAGCTATTGGACCGGGATGAAGAGGAACCAGAG GCAGAACCAGTGGATGAGAGTTCGGTGAAGAAAATGATTCTGACCTTTGAGAAAAGGTCGTACAAAAATCAGGAACTGAGAAtaaagtttccagacagtccaGAAAA GTTCATGGAGTCTGAGTTGGATCTAAATGACATTATTCAAGAAATGCATGTAATTGCCACAATTCCTGAACTCTACCATCTGCTGGTGGAGCTTCATGCTGTCCAGTCATTGCTTGGTCTTCTCAGTCATGAAAACACTG ATGTTGCCATAGCTGTGgtggacctgctgcaggagctgacaGATATTGACACACTCCATGAGAGTGAGGAGGGTGCCGAGGTTCTTATAGATGCTCTG TTGGAGGGTCAGGTGGTGGCCTTGCTGGTGCAAAATATGGAGCGGCTGGATGAAACCGTTAAGGAGGAAGGCGATGGTGTCCATAATACACTGG CAATTATAGAAAATATGGCAGAGTTCAGACCTGGTCTGTGCACCGAGGCAGCTCAGCAGGGGCTCATGCAGTGGCTGCTCAAGAGAATCAAG GCAAAGATGCCATTTGATGCCAACAAGTTGTATTGCAGTGAAATCCTTGCTATCTTACTTCAAAACAATGACA ATACCAGAGAATTGTTGGGTGAGATGGATGGTATTGATGTGTTACTACAACAATTATCA GTATTTAAACGTCACAACCCGTCCACAGCCGAGGAACAGGAAATGATGGAGAACCTCTTCGATGCTCTGTGCTCCTGCCTGATGCTGTCAGCCAATCGGGAGCGATTCCTCCGAGGGGAAGGGCTTCAGCTCATGAATCTTATGCTCAG agaaaaaaaaatatcccGCACCAGTGCTCTGAAGGTCCTGGACCATGCAATGATCGGGTCAGAGGGGGCAGACAACTGTCATAAGTTTGTGGACATCCTGGGTTTACGAACTATCTTTCCACTCTTTATGAAAACTCccaaaaagatgaaaaagaccGGGACTTCAGAGAAGGAACATGAAG AACACGTCTGCTCCATAATGGCCTCCATGCTGAGAAATCTCAAGTCCCAACAGAGAACCAGGCTCCACAATAAATTTACAGAAAACGACTGCGAGAAG GTTGATCGACTGATGGAGTTGTATTTTAAGTACCTGGAAGGTGTTCAACTGGCTGACAAGAGAATCGAAGGAGAGAAACAC GAGATGGTTCGCCGGGGGGAGATTCTGGATGATGACATGGAGGATGAGTTCTATCTTCGGCGTTTGGATGCCGGGCTTTTTGTACTTCAGTTGATCTGCTACATAATGGTGGAGATCAACAACTCAGGAATATCACAG cTGCAACAGAGGGTTCATCAGATTCTCAACCTAAGAGGAGGTTCTGTCAAAATTGTTCGCCACATAATGAGAG AGTACATCGAGAGTATCGGAGACGGGAAGAGCGAAGAGTACAAAGAGGCTGAGCGCAAACGGATCATGGACCTCGTAGACAACTTCTAG